One window of the Crassaminicella thermophila genome contains the following:
- the pstC gene encoding phosphate ABC transporter permease subunit PstC, translating to MKKYEKIIEFILLFCATVATLSVFIITLFIFKEGVPILKDYGLMNFIFGKTWSPTNGYYGAFPMIMGSISVTLGALIIGVPMGITCAIFLAEIAPKSVVKVFKPAVELLAGIPSVVYGFFGLNIFVPLIRTHILPIVQKINQDAYTSGYSILAGAVILAVMILPTIVNISENAIRSVPVEYKQGSLALGASHIETIAKVIVPAAKSGIITSVVLGMGRAVGETMAVILITGNMPKVPGSILDSVSTMTGTIAMEMGYATPIHQKALFATGIILFVFIMLLNITATVTMKRLGAR from the coding sequence ATGAAAAAATATGAGAAAATAATAGAATTTATTCTCTTATTTTGTGCAACAGTGGCAACTTTATCAGTATTTATCATTACACTTTTTATTTTTAAAGAGGGAGTACCTATCCTTAAGGATTATGGTTTGATGAATTTTATTTTTGGGAAAACATGGAGTCCTACAAATGGTTATTACGGTGCTTTTCCGATGATAATGGGGTCAATATCAGTAACATTAGGGGCATTAATAATTGGAGTTCCAATGGGAATAACTTGTGCAATATTTTTAGCAGAAATTGCACCGAAATCTGTAGTGAAAGTATTTAAACCTGCTGTTGAACTATTAGCAGGAATACCGTCTGTTGTATACGGATTCTTTGGTTTAAATATTTTTGTTCCATTGATCCGAACACACATATTGCCTATTGTACAAAAAATAAATCAAGATGCCTATACTTCAGGATATAGTATCTTAGCAGGAGCTGTTATACTTGCAGTTATGATATTACCAACTATTGTAAATATTTCTGAAAATGCAATAAGATCTGTTCCAGTTGAGTATAAACAGGGATCATTAGCTTTAGGAGCATCACATATTGAAACGATTGCAAAGGTAATTGTACCTGCAGCTAAATCAGGTATTATTACATCTGTTGTTTTAGGAATGGGGAGAGCTGTTGGTGAAACGATGGCAGTAATTCTTATAACAGGTAATATGCCTAAAGTTCCAGGGAGTATATTAGATTCTGTTTCTACTATGACAGGTACAATTGCTATGGAAATGGGGTATGCAACACCTATACATCAAAAGGCATTATTTGCTACAGGGATTATATTGTTTGTATTTATTATGTTATTAAACATAACTGCAACAGTTACAATGAAGAGATTGGGGGCAAGGTAG
- the pstA gene encoding phosphate ABC transporter permease PstA — protein sequence MVANTKFYTEKLIKRGSKRKINIKEKIVYYWIYLVATLTILALLSIIGYVLINGAKHVNLDFFIQEPKSMGRKGGIFSIIVGTIYLTLVSIAIATPIGVSAAIYLTEYAKENKFIKIIRFGTETLAGIPSIIFGLFGFVFFVIFLGFRWSILSGGLTLALMILPTLIRATEEAIKTVPKSYREGSLALGATKWQTIVKVVLPSSIPGILTGLILGVGRAIGETAAVMLTAGSSLGVPESIMDPARTMSVHLYLLASEGLSQEKTFATASVLIILVLFINFLANMVGNRYMKNTKASA from the coding sequence ATGGTTGCGAATACAAAGTTTTATACAGAAAAACTCATTAAGCGTGGTTCAAAAAGGAAAATCAATATAAAAGAGAAAATAGTTTATTATTGGATATATCTTGTAGCAACATTAACGATTTTAGCCTTATTATCTATTATTGGATATGTACTCATAAATGGAGCAAAACATGTAAACTTAGATTTTTTCATACAAGAGCCAAAAAGCATGGGAAGAAAAGGTGGTATTTTTTCTATTATTGTTGGAACCATATATTTAACATTGGTATCTATTGCTATTGCAACACCCATAGGAGTATCTGCTGCCATTTATTTAACAGAGTATGCAAAAGAAAACAAATTCATAAAAATTATAAGATTTGGTACAGAAACATTAGCAGGAATACCTTCTATTATTTTCGGTTTGTTTGGATTTGTATTTTTTGTCATCTTTTTAGGATTTAGATGGTCCATATTATCAGGAGGATTAACACTTGCATTGATGATTTTACCTACATTAATTCGTGCTACAGAGGAAGCTATTAAAACAGTACCAAAGTCATATAGAGAAGGCAGTTTAGCACTTGGGGCAACAAAATGGCAAACTATTGTAAAGGTAGTTCTACCTAGTAGTATTCCGGGAATACTTACAGGATTAATACTAGGCGTTGGTAGAGCTATAGGAGAGACAGCTGCGGTAATGCTTACGGCAGGAAGTTCTTTAGGAGTACCTGAATCAATTATGGATCCAGCTAGAACTATGTCTGTTCATTTATATTTATTAGCATCTGAAGGATTATCACAGGAAAAAACATTCGCTACGGCTTCTGTATTAATTATACTTGTTTTGTTTATTAATTTCTTAGCAAATATGGTCGGAAATAGATATATGAAGAATACAAAGGCTTCAGCCTAG
- the pstB gene encoding phosphate ABC transporter ATP-binding protein PstB: MSNFPKIKVKNLNLFYGDFQALTDINMDIMENKITALIGPSGCGKSTFLRTLNRMNDLIDNVKINGQILLDGIDIYSDECDLMGLRKNVGMVFQKPNPFPKSIYENIAYGPKIHGIKQKSRLDEIVEKSLRGAALWDEVKDRLDKPALGLSGGQQQRLCIARCLAVEPDIILMDEPTSALDPISTLKVENLLDELKKDYTIVIVTHNMQQAGRVSDYTSFFLNGEIIETDLTDNIFSKPKDKRTEDYITGRFG, from the coding sequence ATGTCAAATTTTCCCAAGATTAAAGTGAAAAATTTAAACCTTTTTTATGGAGATTTTCAAGCATTGACAGATATAAACATGGATATTATGGAAAACAAGATTACTGCTCTTATAGGACCTTCTGGTTGTGGAAAATCAACATTTTTAAGAACATTAAATAGAATGAATGATTTAATAGATAATGTAAAAATCAATGGGCAGATATTATTAGACGGGATAGATATTTATAGTGATGAATGTGATTTAATGGGCTTAAGAAAAAATGTTGGTATGGTTTTTCAAAAGCCAAATCCTTTTCCAAAATCAATATATGAAAATATAGCATATGGACCTAAAATACATGGAATTAAACAAAAATCTAGATTAGATGAAATTGTAGAAAAAAGTTTAAGGGGAGCAGCTTTGTGGGATGAAGTAAAGGATCGATTAGATAAACCAGCTCTAGGGCTATCTGGTGGACAGCAGCAAAGATTGTGTATAGCTAGATGTTTAGCTGTTGAGCCAGATATAATATTAATGGATGAACCTACATCAGCCTTAGATCCTATATCTACTTTAAAAGTTGAAAATTTACTAGATGAGCTAAAAAAAGATTATACTATTGTTATTGTTACCCATAATATGCAGCAAGCAGGAAGAGTATCAGATTATACATCATTTTTCCTAAATGGTGAAATTATTGAAACTGACTTAACGGATAACATTTTCTCAAAGCCTAAAGATAAGAGAACAGAAGATTACATTACAGGAAGATTTGGTTAA
- the phoU gene encoding phosphate signaling complex protein PhoU, with translation MPRLQLSNELEKLHKDLLKLGIMAEEAILDAIKSLKDKDVALAERIIKGDKAINNLEEEIEDKCIKLIATQQPMAIDLREICSILRLIADLERMADHAVDIAKITIKLSGEKYMKSLIDIPRMADLATDMVRKALDAFVKKDIQLAKDTWALDEIVDDIYKQIYRELLTYMMEDPKKITQSTYFLFICSHIERIADYAKNVCEKVVYIQTGDYWMK, from the coding sequence ATGCCACGATTACAATTATCAAATGAATTAGAAAAGCTGCATAAGGACTTGTTAAAATTAGGAATTATGGCTGAAGAAGCAATTCTTGATGCAATAAAGTCTTTAAAAGATAAAGATGTAGCATTAGCTGAGAGGATAATAAAGGGTGATAAAGCTATAAATAATTTAGAAGAAGAAATTGAAGATAAGTGTATAAAATTAATAGCTACACAACAACCTATGGCAATAGATTTAAGAGAAATTTGTTCCATCTTAAGGTTAATTGCAGACTTAGAAAGAATGGCTGATCATGCTGTTGATATTGCTAAAATAACGATAAAACTATCCGGAGAAAAATATATGAAATCACTGATAGATATACCAAGAATGGCAGATTTAGCAACAGATATGGTAAGAAAAGCTTTGGATGCATTTGTTAAGAAGGATATTCAACTTGCAAAAGATACTTGGGCATTAGATGAAATCGTAGATGATATATATAAACAAATATATAGAGAATTATTAACTTATATGATGGAAGATCCAAAAAAAATTACCCAATCTACGTATTTCTTATTTATTTGTTCACATATTGAAAGAATAGCAGATTATGCAAAAAATGTCTGCGAAAAAGTCGTGTATATTCAAACAGGTGATTATTGGATGAAATAA
- a CDS encoding YIEGIA family protein, with amino-acid sequence MGKFSVQIILSLIMGLLARLYMIRIDQRQYPSYPQGLISHLTLGVIAASLGAVALPALVQKEFGAVTFLALAAQQFRDVRNMERQSLDNIEPTELVPRGTAYIEDIAKAFEARNYMVIITSLVTSITVYIIKLLKLSVYIQVFFGILVGSMIALALKRLLSRQLIMEIAEVKPANIHFDGPLLMVNDVVIMNIGLKGSRKIYEENGIAVEIIPNDANARATLANIGQRQAIQHNAAIQLGIRKDVDEPDFTPIARRNPHNGNIVMAIIPMEPNVELLVEAVNKTPVLETAKRKPLESKLGNQENDRLKGEL; translated from the coding sequence ATGGGGAAATTTAGTGTTCAAATTATTTTATCTTTAATAATGGGCCTACTAGCGAGGCTTTATATGATTCGAATTGATCAAAGACAATATCCTAGTTATCCACAAGGATTGATTTCTCATTTAACATTAGGAGTGATTGCAGCTTCATTAGGAGCAGTAGCTTTACCTGCGTTAGTACAAAAAGAATTTGGAGCAGTAACATTTTTGGCTTTAGCTGCTCAGCAATTCAGAGATGTACGAAATATGGAAAGACAAAGTCTTGATAATATTGAACCGACAGAGCTAGTACCTAGAGGAACTGCATATATTGAAGACATTGCTAAAGCTTTTGAAGCAAGAAATTATATGGTAATTATTACTTCATTAGTAACAAGTATTACAGTATATATTATAAAATTATTAAAATTGTCTGTTTATATTCAAGTATTCTTTGGCATATTAGTAGGATCTATGATTGCATTAGCTTTAAAAAGATTATTATCAAGGCAGTTAATTATGGAAATAGCAGAGGTAAAACCTGCCAATATTCATTTTGATGGACCGTTACTTATGGTAAATGATGTTGTGATTATGAATATTGGGTTGAAAGGATCAAGGAAAATTTATGAGGAAAATGGTATAGCTGTTGAAATTATTCCTAATGATGCTAATGCTAGAGCAACCCTTGCCAATATTGGTCAAAGACAGGCGATTCAACACAATGCAGCAATACAACTAGGAATTAGAAAGGATGTAGATGAACCAGATTTTACACCTATCGCTAGAAGAAATCCTCACAATGGAAATATTGTTATGGCTATAATACCGATGGAGCCTAATGTAGAATTGCTTGTTGAAGCAGTAAATAAAACACCTGTTCTTGAAACAGCGAAGAGAAAACCTTTAGAGTCAAAATTAGGAAATCAAGAAAATGATAGATTGAAAGGAGAACTTTAA
- a CDS encoding capping complex subunit for YIEGIA: MDFGIKDNIIAIVTIDRSMISTTTVPVFYAKTEEEQEKIALLVSKITMGMVHDLENGSYVIVKH, encoded by the coding sequence ATGGATTTTGGAATTAAAGATAATATTATTGCTATTGTTACTATTGATAGAAGTATGATTTCAACTACAACAGTACCAGTTTTTTATGCAAAAACTGAAGAAGAACAGGAAAAAATTGCACTTTTGGTATCTAAAATAACAATGGGAATGGTTCATGATCTTGAAAATGGTTCATATGTTATTGTAAAGCATTAA
- a CDS encoding DUF512 domain-containing protein has translation MAENEQKNVISKVYEKSKAQKLGIEKGDKLLKINGCYIEDIIEYMFLLSDEYIELEVKKKDGSIKRYSVYKEFDEDLGIEFVNPIIDKAKSCRNKCVFCFIDQLPPNMRKTLYFKDDDSRLSFLQGNFITLTNMSEQDIEKIIRYRISPINISVHTTDPELRVKMLHNKKAGRIYDILKRFSDAYIRMTGQIVLCPGINDKENLDKTIKDLSKLYPNMESVAIVPVGITKFREGLFPLTIYNKQSALEVIKQVENLQKIFLRELGTHFVYLSDEFYVLADKKLPDYDDYEGFPQIENGVGLMVRFEHEVITALQELNITISEPKKISIATGKSAKAFMTNLCKKIEKKFYNIKINVFEIKNNFFGDTITVTGLITGTDLIEQLREKALGDKLIIPACMLKAEEPVFLDDVTVKDLEKILNIKVVVSKVDGKDFVNKILK, from the coding sequence GTGGCAGAAAATGAACAGAAAAATGTTATTTCAAAGGTTTATGAAAAAAGTAAAGCACAAAAATTAGGGATAGAGAAGGGCGATAAACTTCTTAAAATAAATGGTTGCTATATTGAAGATATTATTGAATATATGTTTTTATTATCAGATGAATATATAGAATTAGAGGTAAAAAAAAAGGATGGATCTATAAAGAGATATTCAGTGTATAAAGAGTTTGATGAAGATTTAGGTATTGAATTTGTGAATCCTATTATAGATAAAGCGAAAAGTTGCAGAAATAAATGTGTCTTTTGTTTTATAGATCAATTACCTCCTAATATGAGAAAAACCCTATATTTTAAGGATGATGATTCAAGACTTTCATTTTTGCAGGGAAACTTTATAACACTTACAAATATGTCTGAACAGGATATAGAAAAGATTATAAGATATAGAATCAGTCCTATAAATATTTCTGTTCATACAACAGATCCAGAACTTAGGGTAAAGATGTTGCATAACAAGAAAGCTGGAAGGATATATGATATTCTTAAGAGATTTTCTGATGCATATATAAGAATGACTGGACAGATTGTATTATGTCCTGGTATTAATGATAAAGAGAATTTAGATAAAACAATTAAGGATTTATCTAAGCTTTATCCTAATATGGAAAGTGTTGCAATTGTACCAGTAGGAATAACAAAGTTTAGAGAAGGTTTATTTCCTTTGACTATCTATAATAAACAATCAGCATTAGAGGTAATAAAGCAGGTAGAAAATTTGCAAAAAATTTTTTTGAGAGAGTTAGGTACACATTTTGTTTATTTATCAGATGAATTTTATGTTTTAGCAGATAAAAAATTACCTGATTATGATGATTATGAAGGGTTTCCACAAATAGAAAATGGTGTAGGTCTTATGGTAAGATTTGAACATGAAGTTATTACTGCTTTACAAGAGCTAAATATAACTATTTCAGAACCAAAAAAAATCAGTATAGCTACAGGTAAATCTGCAAAAGCATTTATGACAAATTTGTGTAAAAAAATTGAGAAAAAGTTTTATAATATAAAAATTAATGTATTTGAGATAAAGAATAATTTTTTTGGTGATACAATAACTGTAACTGGATTGATAACAGGTACAGATTTAATTGAACAATTAAGAGAAAAAGCATTAGGAGATAAATTGATTATACCGGCATGTATGCTAAAAGCAGAAGAGCCAGTTTTTTTAGATGATGTAACTGTTAAGGATTTAGAAAAAATATTAAATATAAAAGTAGTTGTTTCAAAAGTAGATGGAAAAGATTTTGTTAATAAGATATTAAAATAA
- the der gene encoding ribosome biogenesis GTPase Der has product MAKPVVAIVGRPNVGKSTFFNKLAGKRIAIVEDKPGVTRDRIYADVEWLNYNFTLIDTGGLEPESKDIILSQMRAQAKIAIETADVIVFMVDGRTGLVAADEEIANLLRKTGKPVLLVVNKVDTSKLPDSFYDFYQLALGDPVPISSTNALGLGDLLDEIVKRFPKNDVEEYEDEAIKVAVIGKPNVGKSSIINTILGEERVIVSDIAGTTRDAIDTPFVHGNDKYVFIDTAGIRRKSRVVEDIEKYSVVRSLGAIDRANVCIMMIDATEGVTEQDKKIAGYAHEAGKATVIVVNKWDAVKKETNTMNEYVKEIRNQLSFMSYAPILFVSAVTKQRVHKILETVKFISNQHSMRVPTGRLNDVINEAILLNQPPSDKGKRLKIYYVTQISVRPPVFVIFVNDRELTHFSYTRYIENKIREAFGFEGTPISILYREKGEEI; this is encoded by the coding sequence ATGGCAAAACCTGTTGTAGCAATTGTTGGAAGACCTAATGTAGGGAAATCTACGTTTTTTAATAAACTTGCTGGAAAAAGAATAGCCATAGTCGAAGATAAACCTGGCGTTACAAGAGATAGGATTTATGCTGATGTAGAATGGTTGAATTATAATTTTACGCTTATTGATACAGGAGGATTGGAACCTGAATCAAAAGATATAATTTTATCACAAATGAGAGCACAGGCAAAGATAGCTATTGAAACTGCAGATGTTATTGTTTTTATGGTTGATGGTAGAACAGGATTAGTAGCAGCTGATGAGGAAATTGCTAATTTATTAAGAAAAACTGGAAAACCTGTTCTTTTGGTAGTAAATAAAGTTGATACAAGTAAACTACCTGATTCTTTCTATGATTTTTATCAGTTAGCTCTTGGAGATCCAGTTCCAATATCTTCAACAAATGCTTTAGGGTTAGGAGATTTGCTTGATGAGATTGTCAAGAGATTTCCTAAAAATGATGTTGAAGAATATGAAGATGAGGCAATAAAGGTAGCTGTTATTGGAAAACCAAATGTAGGTAAATCTTCTATTATAAATACAATTTTAGGAGAAGAGAGAGTAATTGTAAGCGATATTGCTGGGACTACTAGAGATGCTATTGATACACCATTTGTTCATGGAAATGATAAATATGTTTTTATTGATACAGCAGGAATTAGAAGAAAAAGTAGAGTAGTTGAAGATATTGAAAAATACAGTGTTGTTAGATCTCTTGGAGCAATTGATCGAGCAAATGTATGTATAATGATGATAGATGCTACAGAAGGAGTAACGGAGCAAGATAAAAAAATTGCAGGATATGCTCATGAAGCAGGAAAAGCTACTGTTATTGTTGTAAATAAATGGGATGCTGTAAAAAAAGAAACAAATACTATGAATGAATATGTAAAAGAAATTAGAAATCAATTGTCATTTATGTCATATGCACCAATTTTATTCGTTTCAGCAGTTACAAAACAGAGGGTACATAAAATTCTTGAAACAGTTAAATTTATTTCTAATCAGCATTCAATGAGGGTTCCAACAGGTAGATTGAATGATGTAATTAATGAGGCAATTTTATTGAATCAACCACCATCTGATAAGGGAAAGAGATTAAAGATATACTATGTTACACAAATTTCTGTTCGTCCACCTGTATTTGTCATATTTGTTAATGATAGGGAATTAACACATTTTTCTTATACTCGCTATATTGAAAATAAAATCAGGGAGGCATTTGGATTTGAAGGAACGCCAATTAGTATTTTATATAGGGAGAAGGGGGAAGAAATATAA
- the plsY gene encoding glycerol-3-phosphate 1-O-acyltransferase PlsY has product MLLKTVAVIISYLLGNISTSIILSKFWANIDIRNYGSGNAGTTNVYRTLGAKAAVLTLIGDALKGVFAVWIGSKFGGESLALICGIIVIIGHNWPALFGFKGGKGIATTIGVALTINPLVALICILIAVLILIKTKYVSLASMIGISLLPLLLLFDNGSMHFLFGLVLAGMAIYRHRSNIERLLRGTESKIR; this is encoded by the coding sequence ATGCTTTTAAAAACGGTAGCAGTAATTATTAGTTACTTATTAGGGAATATTTCTACTTCCATAATTTTATCGAAATTTTGGGCAAATATAGATATAAGAAACTATGGAAGTGGAAATGCTGGAACTACTAATGTTTATAGAACCCTAGGGGCTAAGGCTGCTGTATTAACTTTGATTGGAGATGCATTAAAAGGAGTTTTTGCTGTATGGATAGGAAGTAAATTTGGGGGAGAAAGTTTAGCACTAATTTGCGGAATTATAGTTATTATTGGACATAATTGGCCTGCTTTATTTGGATTTAAAGGTGGAAAAGGGATAGCTACAACTATAGGAGTAGCTTTAACGATTAATCCTTTAGTTGCACTTATTTGTATATTAATTGCTGTTTTAATTTTAATAAAAACAAAATATGTATCATTAGCCTCAATGATTGGAATTAGTTTATTACCATTATTACTGTTATTTGATAATGGTTCAATGCATTTTTTATTTGGACTTGTCTTAGCTGGTATGGCGATATATAGACACAGGTCAAATATAGAAAGGTTGCTTCGTGGTACGGAATCTAAAATTAGGTAA
- a CDS encoding NAD(P)H-dependent glycerol-3-phosphate dehydrogenase translates to MKSSICVIGAGSWGTALAISLSKKGHNVRLWMRNEEQLLQMKKSRENIKYLPGVILPDNIKLFHNILHAVKDADIILLTISSQAVRETIKKFKEAVHDKQIIVNAAKGLENNTLLRISEVVKEELSQNAFAVLSGPSHAEEVCRDMPTTLVVASDSKSIAEYIQDVFISPKLRVYTNPDVIGVELGGSLKNVIALGAGISDGLGFGDNAKAALMTRGIAEIARLGQAMGADINTFAGLTGIGDLIVTCTSMHSRNRRCGIEIGKGKKLEEAVKSIGMVVEGVVTTEVAYKLSMKYGVEMPITTEIYNILYKNSDAREAVVNLMMRSKTHEIEEVVINKKFNW, encoded by the coding sequence ATGAAGTCAAGTATTTGTGTAATTGGTGCAGGAAGCTGGGGAACAGCTCTAGCTATTTCTCTTTCTAAGAAAGGACATAATGTGAGATTATGGATGAGAAATGAAGAACAATTATTGCAAATGAAAAAATCTAGAGAAAATATTAAGTATTTACCAGGTGTAATTTTGCCTGATAATATCAAATTATTTCATAATATTCTTCATGCTGTGAAAGATGCAGATATTATATTATTAACAATATCTTCTCAGGCTGTTCGGGAAACAATCAAAAAGTTTAAGGAAGCAGTGCATGATAAGCAGATTATTGTAAATGCAGCAAAAGGATTAGAAAATAATACGTTGCTTAGGATATCGGAAGTGGTAAAGGAAGAGCTTTCACAAAATGCATTTGCAGTTTTATCAGGACCTTCTCATGCAGAGGAAGTATGTAGAGATATGCCTACTACATTGGTTGTAGCATCAGATTCAAAATCTATTGCCGAGTACATACAAGATGTATTTATATCTCCAAAATTAAGGGTATATACAAACCCTGATGTTATTGGTGTTGAGCTTGGAGGATCATTGAAAAATGTAATTGCTTTAGGAGCAGGTATATCAGATGGTTTGGGGTTTGGAGATAATGCAAAAGCTGCACTTATGACTAGAGGGATTGCAGAAATTGCTAGACTTGGGCAAGCTATGGGAGCAGATATTAATACTTTTGCTGGTTTAACAGGTATTGGAGATTTAATTGTAACTTGTACTAGTATGCATAGTCGAAACCGAAGATGTGGTATTGAAATTGGTAAAGGAAAAAAGTTAGAAGAAGCGGTCAAATCAATAGGAATGGTAGTAGAAGGAGTAGTTACTACAGAGGTTGCATATAAATTGTCTATGAAATATGGTGTAGAGATGCCAATTACTACGGAGATTTATAATATACTTTATAAAAATAGTGATGCAAGGGAAGCTGTAGTAAATTTAATGATGAGAAGTAAAACACATGAAATTGAAGAAGTGGTTATAAATAAAAAATTTAATTGGTAA
- a CDS encoding HlyD family efflux transporter periplasmic adaptor subunit, whose product MIKKLRNRRKKNNRIRYFFFAIIIFYLLIKFLPMLVSSSNETSIAKYGNVQIVDRLDCYIIRNENLVKSNMEGEIKYFVQDGQRVEKGYKVAEIYRNSVDDITRKKLEVIKERIENIKQNENNLFQSDIQKIDGEINKIISEIKQYKQIGNLSKIEQLKKELNSKLEKKRIIVGDKSFAGKNLKALKVEQEVLEEKINNSISLVKSPEAGIISYNIDGYETILTPRNMATIKLENLKNIHTEITDLRVNKVIFNQPLFKIVDNNVWYIISWVDDAALENYKTGKIVTFKFPYREVKGKIYKIIKNKNDNMIIFQLDQYVENFFSLRNINLDVVVVNYEGLKIHKDSVIEKEGIKGVYVLDINRYAIFKPIKIIGYDDDYVIIQSNVFYKKDGENIKRVKTVKLYDEIVRNASKVKEGQMIY is encoded by the coding sequence TTGATAAAAAAACTACGTAATAGACGAAAAAAAAATAATAGGATTCGCTATTTTTTCTTTGCTATTATTATTTTTTATTTATTAATTAAATTTCTACCTATGCTTGTATCTTCTTCAAATGAGACAAGCATTGCTAAGTATGGAAATGTTCAAATAGTTGACCGTCTAGATTGTTATATTATCAGAAATGAAAATCTGGTAAAAAGTAATATGGAAGGTGAAATAAAATATTTTGTTCAGGATGGGCAAAGAGTTGAAAAAGGATATAAGGTGGCTGAAATATATAGAAATAGTGTTGATGATATTACGAGAAAGAAATTAGAGGTAATCAAGGAAAGAATAGAAAATATAAAACAGAATGAAAATAATTTATTTCAAAGTGATATCCAAAAAATTGATGGGGAAATAAATAAAATAATAAGTGAAATAAAACAATATAAGCAAATAGGAAATCTTTCTAAAATTGAGCAATTAAAAAAAGAACTCAACAGTAAGTTAGAGAAAAAGAGAATTATTGTGGGGGATAAAAGTTTTGCAGGAAAAAATTTAAAGGCTTTAAAGGTAGAACAAGAAGTATTAGAAGAGAAAATAAATAATTCAATTAGCTTGGTAAAAAGTCCTGAAGCTGGTATTATTAGCTATAATATTGATGGATATGAAACAATATTGACTCCAAGAAATATGGCAACTATAAAACTGGAAAATCTAAAAAATATCCATACTGAAATAACAGATTTAAGAGTCAATAAAGTAATTTTTAATCAGCCATTATTTAAAATAGTAGATAATAATGTATGGTATATAATTAGTTGGGTTGATGATGCAGCTTTAGAAAATTATAAAACTGGAAAAATTGTAACTTTTAAATTCCCTTATAGAGAAGTGAAGGGAAAGATATATAAAATTATAAAAAATAAAAATGATAATATGATAATATTTCAACTAGATCAGTATGTAGAGAACTTTTTTAGTTTAAGAAATATTAATCTAGATGTGGTTGTAGTAAATTATGAAGGGTTGAAAATACACAAAGATAGTGTTATTGAAAAAGAAGGAATAAAAGGAGTATATGTACTTGATATAAATAGATATGCGATTTTTAAACCAATAAAAATAATTGGATATGATGATGATTATGTAATTATTCAAAGTAATGTTTTTTATAAAAAGGATGGAGAAAATATAAAGAGAGTAAAAACTGTAAAACTATATGATGAGATTGTTAGAAATGCTTCTAAAGTGAAAGAAGGACAAATGATATATTAA